CTTAATGATTTTGATTTCAAACCATTAGATCAATACCAACTAAGTTTAGCTGATTTACTAACAATTAATCATGTTAACAAATCATTTAAAAAGATCGATCAAGCTTACTTAAATTATGACTATCTAGAGATCACTAAAGAAGTTAATCAGATGGTAGTAGAACTATCAGCTTGATACTTTGAACTAATTAAAGATAGCTTATACTGTAATGATGAAAACGATCCAACTAGAAAAGCAATTCAAGCTACTTTAAACTACATTTTCATTAACTCATTATTCAGAATTGCCCCAATTTTAGTACATACAGCTGAAGAAGCTTATTCACATTACCAAGCTACAAATAAAGAAAAATCAGTTTATCTAATTGATCCACCAGCATTATTTGAAATAAAAACTGATTTAGATCTTGATCAATTAGCTACTGAATTCAGTAAACTAAAAGATGATGTTTATGCTGAAATTGAAAAGCTAAGAAAAGATAAAGTGTTAGCTAAATCAAATGAAGCTGTAGTATATTTATCTAAACAATATTTAGATATCAATAAACACTTAGTTAAACAACTAAAAACATGATTAAATGTTGCTGAAGTACATTTCACAAAAAATGATCAAATTACCGTAGAAAAAACAGATTTTTCTAAATGTTTAAGATGTTGAAATTACTTCAAAGAATTAAGTAAAAACAATAACGAAGTTTGTCAGCGTTGTAGCGAATTAGTTTAGATGAAAAAGATCGTAATTGTTTATGGCACTAATCTTGGCACGACTGAATTAATTGCCAAAAAGATTGAAGCTGAGATCAAATACCCAACAACACTTATTGATGTAACTAAGACAAATGTTGATTTTATTAACGAGTTTGATGTAATCATCTTTGGAACATCAACATGAGGAACTGGTGATATCTTAGACGTTTGATTAGAATTTGATTTCAAACGTCTAGAAGTTGAGAATAAAACGTTCTTATTGTTTGGTTGTGGTGATTGTCAAACTTATCCTTACACCTTTTGTGATGGAATGGGCAGACTGTTTGAGATCTTAAATCGCAAAAAAGCAACTATTATAGGTGCAACTGAGATCAAAGAATATGAGTATGATTTCGAAGAGTCAAGAGCACTTTATAAAAACAAAGTCGTAGGACTGATGATCGATCAGGATTCTCAACCAGAAAAAACCGATTTTAGAATCAAAAAATGAACGACTTGGATCAACGAAAAGTTAAGTACAATATTATAATTTTTATTCTTTTTATTTAGCAAATATCAAACTTTAATTTGTTATAATATTTTATGATAATGGACACAATTCTGATTTTTCATTATTTCAGAAGGTTTTACCATATATCTAAAATATTATTTTTATTACACTAAAATTGCAATTGGCAAATTATAATGGATAACAATCAAAACAATTTTAATCAACCTGGACAACAAGGATTTGATCAATACCAACAACAATCAGGAGCATTAGTATCTTATGGATATGATGCTAATGGTAATCCAGTGAGTGATCCTTCATTAGCAGTATATGATGCTAATGGAATGTTAATTAATCAAAACCAGTACGATCAAAATCAACAACAAGAATACGACCAATATGGCAATCCTGTTGGGATGTTGTCAGGTAATGTTTATTCACAAGAAAACGATCCTTATTACCAACAATACAACCAACAACAAAATCAGGGTTATGAACAACAATACGATGAGTATGGTAACCCAATTGGTTTATTACCTGGTAGTGAAAATCAACAAAATAACCAACAACAATACGATCAGTATGGTAATCCGATCGGTATGCTTCCAGGTGGAACAAACGATCAAGCGTATGATCCAAACCAAATGCAATATGACCAGTACGGTAATCCAGTAGGAATGTTAGCTGGTGTTAATGCTAATGATCAAGGTTATGATTACAACCAAATGCAATATGATGAATACGGTAACCCTGTTGGAATGTTACCTGGTGGTAATGCAAATGATCAAGGTTATGACTACAACCAAATGCAATATGATGAATATGGTAATCCACCAGCATTGTATGATAACAATCAACAAGACTATTATGGATATGATCAAAATCAGCAATACGATCAAGCTAATAACCAACTTGCTGTTGTTGATGAAAACTATGAACAAGAACAACAAGTTGAATCAAATGAAGAACCAGCACACGAACAAGATTTAAGAGAGTTCTTAAATAACAATAGTGATACTGAATTAGTTTCTTATTATGAAGAAGAAGAGGATGAAAAGAAGCCTCGTAATAAGAAGAAGCAACGTCAAACTGCTCAAGCTAGAGGATTATTACCTGAACTTGCCACAGTTAACCAACCTGACCAAACCCCAATCACACCTCATCTAGAAGCACCAGTTCATTATGATGAGAATGAAGAACTATCAACTGATGATCTAAGTGATGATATTAATCTAGATCAAAATCAAGCAGTTCATCACGATGCAGAAGATGATGTGATTAATATTCCAATTGAAGATATTGAATCTGCTTTATTACCTAAATTTGAAGAGATTCAAAGACATAACCTGGAAGAGATCCAAAAGGTTAAGTTAGAAGCTGCGGAGAACTTTAAAGTGTTACAACGTGCCAACGAAGAGCTAAAATCTAGTAATAACGAATTAAAAACAACAAACCAACAACTAAAGACATCTAATGAAGCGTTAGAAGATTCTAATAAGCGTATTGAAAGTCAATTACAAGCATTATTAGATAGTATTAACGACATTAAATCTAAAAATAACCAACCAAGTCAAGAAGAAGTTGATTCTAGATCTAAATTAGAACAACGTTTAGAAGAATTAGCTTACAAACTAGACCAAACTAAAGAGATTATTGACGAAACTAGTGAAAGCTCAAGAGAAAGTTTCCAACAATCAAAAGATCAGTTAATTGAAAACTTTGAAAAGAAGATCGAACTATTAACTGAAAAGTTAAACCAAACTCAAGAACCATTCAATCAAAGTCAAGAAGCAAAACAACAACAAGATAAAGAATTTGCTCAAAAGATTGAACGAATTATCGAACAAACTAAAGAAGCTAATGATTCATTACAAAACCGCGTAAAAGAATCATCACTTGATATGGAAAGCAAACTTGAAAACAAGTTTGAATCATTTGCTGATAAATTAACTGAGATTACAAGTAAAAAGATCAGTGAAAAGATGACTGAACAACAAGCAAGTAAAAAAGAAGAGATCGACAGCTTGCAAAGTTCATTCCAAAAAGCGTTATCAGAAGTTGTCTCTAAGGTGGAGAACTACGCTAACCAATCACAACTACAATCTCAACATTTAAACCAAACATTGTCTTATCACCAACAACAAATTAATAACTCACTAAGACAATCTGCACAGATGGCACAAATGGCTCAGATGCAACACATGATGCCACAACAGATGTTAATGGGAATGAACAACCCTTATGGCTTTAATCATCACACAATGATGCCTCCTGTTCATCAGTACCAACAACTACCGCCTCCACCACCTGTTCAAGCTCCAGCTCAACAATTATTACCAACAATCAATAATCCGTTACAGCTGCCAAATGAAAACCCAACATTGTTTGAGAAACTAATGTTGGCTAATATGTTTAAACAAACAATTAACCCACCTCAACCTCAACCTCAAGCATTACCACAACCTCATCCTCAACCACAACAATTACCACCACAAATCTTGGCATTACCTCCTACAGTAGTACAACAACCAAACTACTTAGTACCACAACCTCCAAGACAACCTGACTATTACAGTAATCGTTTAAACGAACGAATGATGTTAGATGATGCTTATAATGCTGGTTATGATGAAGCAGTATACGAATTAGAAAACCAATACTATCCTCCAGCTTATGAATACCCAGAATATGAAGAAATTCAACCTTCATTCCGCAGACGCGGTGGTAGAGCAAAATTCGACCCTTACAATAACCGTTAATAATTAGCAAAAGTTGCAAAAAGACTACATGAAACTACATTCTAATTCTGACTTTGATGCTGATCAATTAGATGAACATGATGACAATGTCTTTCAAGATGTTTATGACACTGGATTTGACGATGGCTACATCAAAGCAAATCAAGAAAATTTAATTGCTAATCAGTATAAAAAACTCGATAAAAATAGTTATCAAAACGGTAACAATAGTTTTTATACTAAAGATGAATTAGAAAAGCTCAAAAAGCAAAGTTTCCAAGTTAATCAAGATATTGATTATTACCAACAAGCTCAAACTGAAATCAGTAGTGAACGCCAAAGATTATTACAAGCAATCGATGATCTTGAAGCTAACCAAGATCAGTTTCATCCTGAAGATTTTCAAGCTGAACGCCAATATCTAATCAACGAATTAGATCGTTTAGATAGTGAACTTTATCATATTGAACAGTATAAGAACGATTCAATTGATTTTGTTAATGAACTAAATCAACGATTAAGTGCTGAACAAGCTAAGATCGATTCATATAATAGTAGTCTTGATAAGAATATTCGTAAAGATTATATTCAGATCGATCAACTTAAAAATAAGTTGGCAGAAGAAACGACCGAATATAATGATCTACTAAACCGTTCAACTGATGAAATCTCAGAGATCGATCGTCAGTCAGAACGATTGCAAAATCTAATTGATGAAAGAATCGCAAAACTGAATAACGATTCTTATGGTGTTAGTTCACTAGATAGTTCAACCCGTGAACGACTAAAAAAAGAGATTCACGATCTATCTGAACAACGTAAGAAATTACAAAGTGCTAAGAAATTACACTTATACAATTTAAATCTTAAAAAAGAATCGATTAGAAGATATCGTTCACAGTTAGAACAATATCTAGAATCACTAAAACAGATGCGTAACGAGCATAACAAGAAGTTAAAGGGTTATGCTCAAAATTTAGACAACATCAAAAATGAGGTTGAAAAAGCCAAGCAAAATTTCAATGATCAACAGCTAAAGATCTTACAATCAAAAGCGAATGCTGATCAATATTTTGCACTACGTAAGATCGAGTTAGAAAACTCATATAAGAAAGCTAAGAATGCGATCTTAGAAGCAAATAAAGCTCATGCTAAAAACGTTCAAGAAGAACAAGCACTTGCAAATAAAAACAATAAGACCCAACGATTATTAAACAAACTAAAAGAAGATTATGATCGTTTAAAGATTGCAAGTTTATCTTTTGAATCGATGCGCAAGCAATCGCTTGCAGCCCTAAATAACCTTCAAGATGAACTAAAACAAAAACATAACCTACTTGAACGTAAAAAACACGAACAAGACGGGATCGTTAATGAAAAGATTAGTGAACTTGAGGGTTATCGTTCTGATTTAGTTGATCAAAAACTAAAGATCGAACGTGAAAAAGAAAACCAAGAGCGAAGATATAAAGCTGCTGAAGCTTCACTAAATAAGAAGCGTCAAGAGATCGATGAACTATTTCTAGAAGCAAACACGAAATTAAATGAAGCTTCACTAAAAGAGAACGATCTTAATAATCAAAAGCGCGAGATCTTAGCTAAATTAAGAAATCTTGAACACTTAAAGAGCGAGATCGATCAACGCCGTAGAGATCTTGATCAACGTGAGTTAATTGACCAACAAACGATCAGAAAGATCCAATTAGATGTTGAATCTGAACGTGCTGATTTACAACGGATTTTGCTAATCGAACGTAAGAAAAACGATGAGCGTCAACAAGAGTTGTTACAGTATGAACGTGATATCAAGCGTCAACAAACTGACTTTGAAAACACAGTTAACTGGGAGCAAAAAAAGCTTTCTCAACGTGAAAAAGAACTAAAAGACGGTTATGAGCAGTTGCAATTAAAGCAATCTGAAGTTCAAGAAAAGATCGATGAACTGAATGAAGAGATTAACCGGGCGCAAAAAAGTAAGCAAAACAGTTTAGTTCTTGAACAAAAACTAAAAAGCGATCTTGAGCACTTAAATCTATCTAAGAACTACTTAGATAAACAACAAGAAGAATTAAATCAAAAATCAGATAAGATGATTGAAGATTTAAAAGTTTTTGAACGTGATTTAAAACGCCAAAAAGAAGATCTTTCAATCTATGAGAAGAGCTTACAACAAAAAGAAGCTTCATTAATTAATTTCCAAAACGATGTAACCGTTCAAAAAAATGAAGCCTATCATAAAGCCCAAGCAATTCACCAAGAATTAGAGCTGAAAAAAGCTGCAATTGAAAATGAATTGAGAAAATTAACAGCTGAACGTAAAGCGGTTGATGCTGATAAAGAAGAAAACACAAAATTAAAGAAATTCATCGATGAAGAGATTAGATCATTAGCTAATGAAAGAAAAGAGTTAGAGATCTATCAGAACAACATTGAAAACTTCAAAAATAACGCTGTTGATCGACTAAACGTTTTAGAATCAGATTTAGTAAAAAAACGTAATGAATTAGAACAACTTAAAAAAGAACAACAAACTCATTACAATGAACTAAACTCAAATCTAACCAACGAGTTACAAGAACTAGAAGAGCAAAAAAAGAAGTTTGCTCACCAAAAACAACAAAAATTTGAAGAGTTATTACAAGCTAAAAATAACTTAAGCATTAAAGAAAACGAACTAGTTTTATATGCTCAAAAAGTTAATGATCGTTACAACGAATTAAAAGCGATCGAAAAGAGTAATACGGCTAAAAGTGAGATGATCAATGCTAAACTTGAAGAGTTTAAGCATGCTGAGATCGATTATCTTAACTACCAAAACAAGATCAAACAAGAACAGATCAAGTTTGATAACCAAGTTAAGATCTTAGAATCACAATACAATCAACGTAATGAGATCTTATTAATTCGCGAAGAGCAAATTAAGCAAAAGAAAGCTGAACAACAAGCT
The nucleotide sequence above comes from Mycoplasmoides gallisepticum. Encoded proteins:
- a CDS encoding flavodoxin domain-containing protein, which produces MKKIVIVYGTNLGTTELIAKKIEAEIKYPTTLIDVTKTNVDFINEFDVIIFGTSTWGTGDILDVWLEFDFKRLEVENKTFLLFGCGDCQTYPYTFCDGMGRLFEILNRKKATIIGATEIKEYEYDFEESRALYKNKVVGLMIDQDSQPEKTDFRIKKWTTWINEKLSTIL
- a CDS encoding fibronectin-binding protein — protein: MDNNQNNFNQPGQQGFDQYQQQSGALVSYGYDANGNPVSDPSLAVYDANGMLINQNQYDQNQQQEYDQYGNPVGMLSGNVYSQENDPYYQQYNQQQNQGYEQQYDEYGNPIGLLPGSENQQNNQQQYDQYGNPIGMLPGGTNDQAYDPNQMQYDQYGNPVGMLAGVNANDQGYDYNQMQYDEYGNPVGMLPGGNANDQGYDYNQMQYDEYGNPPALYDNNQQDYYGYDQNQQYDQANNQLAVVDENYEQEQQVESNEEPAHEQDLREFLNNNSDTELVSYYEEEEDEKKPRNKKKQRQTAQARGLLPELATVNQPDQTPITPHLEAPVHYDENEELSTDDLSDDINLDQNQAVHHDAEDDVINIPIEDIESALLPKFEEIQRHNLEEIQKVKLEAAENFKVLQRANEELKSSNNELKTTNQQLKTSNEALEDSNKRIESQLQALLDSINDIKSKNNQPSQEEVDSRSKLEQRLEELAYKLDQTKEIIDETSESSRESFQQSKDQLIENFEKKIELLTEKLNQTQEPFNQSQEAKQQQDKEFAQKIERIIEQTKEANDSLQNRVKESSLDMESKLENKFESFADKLTEITSKKISEKMTEQQASKKEEIDSLQSSFQKALSEVVSKVENYANQSQLQSQHLNQTLSYHQQQINNSLRQSAQMAQMAQMQHMMPQQMLMGMNNPYGFNHHTMMPPVHQYQQLPPPPPVQAPAQQLLPTINNPLQLPNENPTLFEKLMLANMFKQTINPPQPQPQALPQPHPQPQQLPPQILALPPTVVQQPNYLVPQPPRQPDYYSNRLNERMMLDDAYNAGYDEAVYELENQYYPPAYEYPEYEEIQPSFRRRGGRAKFDPYNNR
- the hmw2 gene encoding terminal organelle tip protein HMW2, translating into MQKDYMKLHSNSDFDADQLDEHDDNVFQDVYDTGFDDGYIKANQENLIANQYKKLDKNSYQNGNNSFYTKDELEKLKKQSFQVNQDIDYYQQAQTEISSERQRLLQAIDDLEANQDQFHPEDFQAERQYLINELDRLDSELYHIEQYKNDSIDFVNELNQRLSAEQAKIDSYNSSLDKNIRKDYIQIDQLKNKLAEETTEYNDLLNRSTDEISEIDRQSERLQNLIDERIAKLNNDSYGVSSLDSSTRERLKKEIHDLSEQRKKLQSAKKLHLYNLNLKKESIRRYRSQLEQYLESLKQMRNEHNKKLKGYAQNLDNIKNEVEKAKQNFNDQQLKILQSKANADQYFALRKIELENSYKKAKNAILEANKAHAKNVQEEQALANKNNKTQRLLNKLKEDYDRLKIASLSFESMRKQSLAALNNLQDELKQKHNLLERKKHEQDGIVNEKISELEGYRSDLVDQKLKIEREKENQERRYKAAEASLNKKRQEIDELFLEANTKLNEASLKENDLNNQKREILAKLRNLEHLKSEIDQRRRDLDQRELIDQQTIRKIQLDVESERADLQRILLIERKKNDERQQELLQYERDIKRQQTDFENTVNWEQKKLSQREKELKDGYEQLQLKQSEVQEKIDELNEEINRAQKSKQNSLVLEQKLKSDLEHLNLSKNYLDKQQEELNQKSDKMIEDLKVFERDLKRQKEDLSIYEKSLQQKEASLINFQNDVTVQKNEAYHKAQAIHQELELKKAAIENELRKLTAERKAVDADKEENTKLKKFIDEEIRSLANERKELEIYQNNIENFKNNAVDRLNVLESDLVKKRNELEQLKKEQQTHYNELNSNLTNELQELEEQKKKFAHQKQQKFEELLQAKNNLSIKENELVLYAQKVNDRYNELKAIEKSNTAKSEMINAKLEEFKHAEIDYLNYQNKIKQEQIKFDNQVKILESQYNQRNEILLIREEQIKQKKAEQQAQEKQIQKDFKRLQEEKNNFDDQKRNKFNKISNLYLEIKKQRDEVDLAQRQIEDQKEELLIKAREGRLQKQEIEDRLAVLEKSEKRFRQEDELLAKKRIDLIERIGVLKADINKKHEILSLRSVQLTEKAKKQQEKDADLQRKFDLLESEVERFNEEKKSEFQKLKVERDKLAHREKNVSKNMNEINLALAKLDLIRKNNKVDKAKINEKLALLNDQKEKIDRENDLLDAKKTEVITRLRKMENDLEFEKQKVLLDRSNIERISSDQQALARELETKYQTLEREKRSFSQRKENELKEIDDFYQQVQHKERTLNLKIEDLKQLRYLLEKESYNVNVNKKDLKVRIEHYQRLERAIKNEQHKLNNQKNNFFNKVELLNDQLNKKSSKIALLRSKIYNTYKQQQQQKQILLEEKHKNSQLRKSLLKTQEELHQQKAQFSIAKKQEEKKLKNQKDLIQNTLSEVIKQKDQITNIKQEVDLKQTQLNNLEKLIIKQRADLQKELEKNSENTYRLQKAERLLEEKKTKLRLEYDKAKKVLSTAKATDQALKTKQAKVQDQFKKLVLINKKIIEARNNLLKQRNIIQKEINNRNMANFQNPYPNFLNLAPNTQVVPAQTIMPVQTPQLVGVNYPNQPAFDFNNPLMQMQQLINQQQMLMMQKEHQWALEEANKKNSRLAKQLKQLKHHKQALTESTSEHLNYHNLLNADNSYKINSLQNLLSKVAYNTKRRINQLEHNLDPETADLNQLHELNANSQLLDEIRTVLSNTTTNTNAVVPANSYSKELRMLFDEIKADFKKQAVLFNTQKEVFTNQINQLAQAVEQGPIEVRKTLESQDQKYQQMFDNFRDAYEQNISLLRNENNEVQKKLTDLYDEIAAIKTNTEKIKKTTLRPEVRNNANEGLASFNSVNRDKKDYLDQTLPVHQNLRIDLNQNRDLSHAKKERINQLANEIKTIKELIEKRKQTSL